A stretch of DNA from bacterium:
ACGAGACTCCAGAGGCTGCGCAGGAAGACCAGCACCACGAGGAAGGTCAGGAAGGCGCCGATGAGGGCCTCGCGCTCCAGCGTTGCGATCGCCGCCCGGATGTACTGCGACTGATCGAAGCCGACCTGCAGCGTCACCCCCCGCGGGATGCCCGACAGATGCGGCAGCGCCTTCCGCAGCTCGTCGACCACCTGGATCGTGTTGGCGTCCGGTTCGCGCAGCACGAACATGGTGACGCCGGGCTTGCCGTTGATCCGCACGATCTGCGCCTGGTCCGCCGCCGCGTCCTGCACCTGCGCGACGTCTCCGACGTGGATCGGAACGCCGTTGCGTGTCGCGAGGACGACGTTCCGGATCGCCGGCACGCTCTGCACCAGGCTGGGAACGTTGAGCTGATAGTCGATGCGGTTATTCCGGAGGTCGCCGGACGGAATGAGGGCGTTGTACTTCGAGATCCCGGTGATGACATTCTGCAGCGTCATCCCGGTCGCGACCAGCCGGGTGGGGTCCACGTTGACGTTGAGCTGGCGGACGAGCCCGCCGTTCACAAACGCCTGCGACACGCCGGGGAGGCGCTCCAGTTGCGGCTCGATCGTGTTGTAGCCAAGGTCGTACAGCTGGCGCGCGTCGAGGCCGCCGCCGCCGACCACGACCTGCGCGACCGGGATGTTGGAGATGTCGAATTTCACGACGAACGGCTGGGTGACGCCCGGCGGCAGGGTGCGCATCACGCGCTGAACGTTCTGAATGACCTCGACTTCGGCGTTGTTGAGATCCGTGCCCCAGTCAAACCACACCTGGATGTTGGTCGTGCCCGTCCGCGTCGTCGAAAGCATCTGCTGGACGCCGGCGACGCGCGTCATGGCCTGTTCGAGCGGATACGTGACGGTCCGCTCCATCGTCTCCGGGCTCGCCCCGCTGTACTGGGCGGAGACGGAGATAACGGGAACGGTGATCTTCGGGAACAGGTCGCGCGGGAGGCGCTGCAGGGCGATGGTGCTCAGCACCACGACCGCGATGCAGACCATGAAGATCGCGATCGGATTCTTGGTGGCCGCGCGGGTTAGAAACATCGCGCTCCCTTCTCCTCGGCCACCGCCGTCGATATCATGGCAGCCGGCGAGGCGGCCGTAAGGCGGTCCGCCGGCATCAGGGCGCCCCCGCGGACGGCGCGGCGGTGCGCACCGGCTGGTTCTGCCGGACGAGATCGGCGCCGCGGACGATCAGCGTGTCCGTCGTCTCCAAACCGCCGATGATCTCGATGACTTCTCCGGTCGCTTGTCCCACGTTGACGTACTGCTGCACGGACTTGCCGCTCTCGACGAGCCAGACCCAGTGCTGGGAACCGGAGGACTGCACCGCCGACAGCGGCACGACGAGTGCCGGCCGCGAGCCGGCCGACAGCTGCGCCGTCGCGTACATCCCCGGGCGCAGCAGGTGCTGCGGGTTATCGATGTCGACCTCGACCTGCACCGTTCGGGTCACCGGATCGACGCCGCCGGCGATCCGGCTGATCGCGCCCGGAAAGACCCGGCCCGGATAGGCGTCGATCAGGATGTTCACCGCGTCGCCCTTGCGAATCATCGGAAGGTCCGGCGATCCGACGTTTACCACGACGTCGAGATGGTCGAGGTCCGCGATGGTGAGAATGGACGTCGACGTGCCGGGGGTCACGTAGGAGCCGGGATCGAGCTGCCGGCTGACGACCACGCCGGAGAACGGCGCCGTGATCGTGGCGTACTGCAGCTGCACGCGCGCGTTCTCGAGCGCCGCGGCGGCGTTGTTCGCGAGCGCCTGCTGCGTCTTGACCTGCGACGCCGCGGCGGCCTCTTGCTGGCGCGCCGCGTCGACCTGCGCCCGAGCCTGTCCCACCTGCGCCCGCGAGGCGTCGAGCGTCGCCTGGGCCGTCACCACCTGCGCCTTGGCGTCGTCGAGGTTCTGCTGGGCGATCGCGCCCTGTTTGGCCAGCGCGTCGGTGCGGTTGTAGGTCGCCTGCATGTTCGCGAGCGACGCCTCCGCCTTGACCACCGCCGCGTTCGCGCTCGCGACGCCGGCCTCGGCGTTGACCCGCTGCGCCCGCGCCGCCGCCAGCTGCGCCTGCGACGTCTGTACCGCGGTTTCGGCGGCGGTCAGCGAGGCCTGGGCCTGTGCGACCTGGGCGTCGAGCTGCGCGTGGTCGATCAACGCCAGCACCTGGCCCTGCCTTACCGGGTCGCCGGGCCGCACCGTCACGGCCAGTAGATACCCGGACGTTTTCGGGAAAATCACCGACTGCGTAAGGGACGTGATGCTCGCCGTCAGCTGCAGCGTCCGCGCGAGGGACCGGCGCTGTGCGTGACCGGTCACGACGAGCGGCGCCTGCCGCCGGCTTCCGCCGCTCTGTGCGGCCGGGGGGGTTGGCTTGAGTGTCGCCCCGCGGCTGACCACGAGGCCGGCCGCGAGCACGATCGCCGCGACGACCACCCAGATCCAGACCGTTCGCTTCACCGCTCGCCTCCCGCCCTGTTCACCGCGGAGCGTCCCCCTTCGGGGACCAGCCCGCGGTATGCGCGGGCGTCGCCGGCCGCGGACGCGGCCTTCAGCCTGACCGCGGTTCCGCTCCCGTTCTTGAGGAGGCGCCGCAGATCACGCACGTGCCGGCCCAACTTTCGTCCGAACTCGGTCAGCTGGTCGATCTTTTCCTGAACGGAGCAGGCCTGCGCCTCAGCCACCGAGAGCGCCTGTTCGAGCGCGGCGCGCCGGGCCGGCTCGTCGGGTGCCCGACTCGCCGCGGCGAGGTGACGCTTGCGCGCGTCATCGGCGTCCAACAGCCTTTTGATCTCGCTCAGCGAAAGACCGAGCAGCCGCTTGAGTTCTTTGATCTCCTCGATGCGCTCGAGATCGCCCGCGGTGTATAGCCGCTGCCCGCCCGCCAGCCGTTCGCTGGGGACGAGCAGGCCGATCTCGTCGTAATAGTGGAGGGTCCGAGGAGTCAAACCGGTGACATGACAGACTTCCCCGATTTGATAGAAGTTTCCCATGCTGCGCCATTGTAGGGAGGCCCTGACGTTCGTGTCAATACCCTGCCGTGTGCGTTAGGTCGCGGTCAACTTCGGGCGGCCGCGGGATGAGCGCGGAAGGTGCGACTACGATAAAAACTACACGCCACTCGTCACAAAGTCATGAACTGCGTGGCGCGTTCGGAGCCGAGGGTTCCGCGGCGCCCGCATTAAAGACACTCGAAGGAACCCCCGCGGGTGACCCGTCTTGACGCGACGAGAGGTGATGTCAGGTGGCAGCGCCGATTTCCGAACCCGTTCGCAAGTTTCTCGAGAAGCCGAACTTCGCCGTGCTCGCCACGCGCGGAATCGGCGACCTCCAGGCCACGCCGATGTGGTTCCTGTACGAAGGCGGACAGGTCATCCTCAACTCGTCCCAAGGACGCGTCAAGTTGCGCAACATGCACAAACACCCGGAAGTCGCGCTCGCGATCGTCGACCGGGAAAATCCCTATCAGTACGTGCAGATCAAGGGCGTGGTCACGGCGTTCGACGAAAAGAGCGGCGCGCGGGACATCGACCGTCTCTCGCAACGCTACGTCGGCAGCCCGTACGCCTATCCGGACGGTGACGCGCCGGAGAAGCGCGTGACGATCCGGATCACGCCGTCGAAGGTCACGACGATGGGGTTCTAAACTAGACCGCGCCCGCGGTACGAAGCCGCGCGATCTCCTCCGCGCCGTACCCGAGCTCAGCCAGCACTTCGTCCGTGTGCTGGCCGAGCAGCGGCGGCGCAAGGCGCAGCGCCGCCGGCGTCTCCGAGAACCGGAACGCTGTGCCCACCGTGCGCAGCACCCCGTACGCCGGGTGCTGGAGCGCCGCGTCGAGGTCCAGTGCCTGGACCTGGGGGTCCTCGAAAACCTCCGCGAGGCCGCGCACCGGACCCGCGGGCACGCCGGCGGGCTCAAGACGCTCGATCCACGACGCCGCCGGCCCCGCCCCAAACCGGCGCGCGAGATCCGCGACGAGCTCGCCGCGGTGTTCCACGCGGCCGGCGTTCGTCGCGAGCCGCGCGTCGGCGCCGTGCGGGAGTCCCAGCGCGCGGCA
This window harbors:
- a CDS encoding efflux RND transporter periplasmic adaptor subunit; the protein is MKRTVWIWVVVAAIVLAAGLVVSRGATLKPTPPAAQSGGSRRQAPLVVTGHAQRRSLARTLQLTASITSLTQSVIFPKTSGYLLAVTVRPGDPVRQGQVLALIDHAQLDAQVAQAQASLTAAETAVQTSQAQLAAARAQRVNAEAGVASANAAVVKAEASLANMQATYNRTDALAKQGAIAQQNLDDAKAQVVTAQATLDASRAQVGQARAQVDAARQQEAAAASQVKTQQALANNAAAALENARVQLQYATITAPFSGVVVSRQLDPGSYVTPGTSTSILTIADLDHLDVVVNVGSPDLPMIRKGDAVNILIDAYPGRVFPGAISRIAGGVDPVTRTVQVEVDIDNPQHLLRPGMYATAQLSAGSRPALVVPLSAVQSSGSQHWVWLVESGKSVQQYVNVGQATGEVIEIIGGLETTDTLIVRGADLVRQNQPVRTAAPSAGAP
- a CDS encoding PPOX class F420-dependent oxidoreductase, whose amino-acid sequence is MAAPISEPVRKFLEKPNFAVLATRGIGDLQATPMWFLYEGGQVILNSSQGRVKLRNMHKHPEVALAIVDRENPYQYVQIKGVVTAFDEKSGARDIDRLSQRYVGSPYAYPDGDAPEKRVTIRITPSKVTTMGF
- a CDS encoding MerR family transcriptional regulator — translated: MGNFYQIGEVCHVTGLTPRTLHYYDEIGLLVPSERLAGGQRLYTAGDLERIEEIKELKRLLGLSLSEIKRLLDADDARKRHLAAASRAPDEPARRAALEQALSVAEAQACSVQEKIDQLTEFGRKLGRHVRDLRRLLKNGSGTAVRLKAASAAGDARAYRGLVPEGGRSAVNRAGGER